A single region of the Malus sylvestris chromosome 8, drMalSylv7.2, whole genome shotgun sequence genome encodes:
- the LOC126633434 gene encoding protein BRASSINAZOLE-RESISTANT 1, with translation MTSDGATSAATMARRKPSWRERENNRRRERRRRAIAAKIFAGLRAQGDFNLPKHCDNNEVLKALCLQAGWTVEDDGTTYRKGLKPSQTDTPAASTKISPYSSLNPSPIPSYQVSPSSSSYPSPTRFDPVTNSSNPIHYLRSAIPPSLPPLRISNSAPVTPPLSSPTSRRPNPIPNWDTIAKQSMASFDYPFYAVSAPASPTRQHHPHPTAATIPECDESDASTVDSGQWVCFQRFAPSLSAMPASPTFSLVKPAFPQQNIPADQIPDVKPWIGEKIHEVGLDDLELTLGNGKARI, from the exons ATGACGTCGGATGGGGCGACTTCAGCGGCGACGATGGCGCGGAGGAAGCCGTCGTGGCGGGAGAGGGAGAACAACCGGAGGAGAGAGCGGAGGAGGAGAGCCATCGCGGCGAAGATATTCGCCGGCCTCCGAGCTCAGGGAGACTTCAATTTGCCCAAGCACTGCGACAACAACGAGGTCCTTAAAGCTCTCTGCCTCCAGGCCGGCTGGACCGTCGAGGACGACGGCACCACCTACCGGAAG GGATTAAAGCCGAGTCAAACTGATACGCCGGCCGCATCAACCAAGATCAGCCCGTACTCTTCGCTAAATCCGAGTCCAATCCCGTCCTACCAAGTCAGTCCGTCGTCTTCGTCCTATCCCAGTCCCACCCGTTTCGATCCCGTCACTAATTCGTCCAATCCAATTCACTATCTCCGCTCTGCAATCCCACCATCTCTTCCTCCCCTGCGAATTTCCAACAGTGCCCCTGTAACCCCGCCGCTCTCCTCCCCGACCTCCAGACGCCCCAACCCAATTCCCAACTGGGACACCATTGCCAAACAGTCCATGGCCTCTTTCGATTACCCATTTTACGCCGTCTCCGCTCCAGCGAGCCCGACCCGCCAACACCATCCTCATCCTACAGCTGCCACTATCCCCGAATGCGACGAGTCCGATGCTTCCACCGTCGATTCCGGACAATGGGTTTGCTTCCAGAGATTTGCTCCTTCTCTGTCAGCAATGCCAGCCTCTCCGACCTTCAGTCTTGTGAAGCCTGCTTTCCCTCAGCAGAATATTCCCGCGGATCAAATCCCGGACGTAAAGCCGTGGATCGGAGAGAAGATTCACGAGGTGGGATTGGATGACTTGGAGCTCACGCTTGGGAATGGAAAGGCTCGGATTTAA